In Candidatus Hydrogenedentota bacterium, a genomic segment contains:
- a CDS encoding VWA domain-containing protein has product MVLRCAVVALAVAATWGRVAQCREIEMTAAIGTPFVKAGAPRTAYVKVRLRGFEIEPGERAPVNVAIVLDKSGSMSGEKLERAKDAACMVMDRLNAQDIVSVIAYDTTVSVLVPATKVADRAVIMERIRALGAGGNTALFAGVSKGAAEARKFLDLERVNRIVLLSDGLANVGPSAPEDLGDLGASLFCSGICVTTIGLGLDYNEDLMALLAKRSNGSHLFAAEAGDLAHKFNLEFGDVLTAVAQDAGVSIECAPGVRPVRVLGREGSVDGQRVTVDFGQLFSGQDKYVIVELEVPAGAAGEEALVGEVESRCLNLISREWERHTGRIAVKFTDSDAEVEQHTDANVMVSVVRQIGAERNAAARVLRDQGKIEEARRALVDNSAWFFDNSVRFDSEQLREDAQANELDAQNLDDAEWRERRKVMLENQSAQQLQSLGYVE; this is encoded by the coding sequence ATGGTCCTGCGTTGCGCAGTCGTTGCGCTTGCCGTGGCCGCGACCTGGGGCCGCGTCGCGCAATGCCGCGAGATCGAGATGACCGCGGCTATAGGCACGCCCTTCGTGAAGGCGGGCGCGCCGCGGACGGCCTACGTCAAGGTGCGGCTGCGCGGCTTCGAAATCGAGCCGGGCGAGCGCGCGCCGGTGAACGTCGCCATCGTGCTGGACAAGTCCGGCTCCATGTCGGGCGAGAAACTCGAGCGCGCCAAGGACGCCGCCTGCATGGTGATGGACCGGCTCAACGCGCAGGACATTGTCTCCGTGATTGCGTATGACACCACCGTGTCCGTGCTGGTGCCGGCGACGAAGGTGGCGGATCGCGCCGTGATCATGGAACGCATCCGCGCGCTGGGTGCCGGGGGCAATACGGCTCTGTTCGCGGGGGTCAGCAAGGGCGCGGCGGAGGCCCGGAAGTTTCTCGACCTGGAGCGCGTCAATCGCATCGTGTTGCTTTCCGACGGGCTGGCGAATGTCGGCCCCAGCGCGCCGGAAGACCTGGGCGACCTCGGGGCCTCGCTGTTTTGCTCCGGGATTTGTGTGACGACCATCGGGCTCGGCCTCGACTACAACGAGGACCTGATGGCGCTGCTGGCGAAACGGAGCAACGGAAGCCATCTCTTCGCGGCGGAAGCGGGTGACCTCGCGCACAAGTTCAATCTCGAATTCGGCGACGTACTCACCGCCGTCGCGCAGGACGCGGGCGTCAGCATCGAATGCGCCCCGGGCGTGCGCCCCGTGCGGGTGCTGGGCCGTGAAGGGTCCGTCGACGGACAGCGGGTCACCGTCGATTTCGGCCAACTGTTCAGCGGCCAGGACAAGTACGTAATCGTGGAGCTGGAGGTGCCTGCCGGCGCGGCGGGCGAAGAAGCCCTCGTCGGCGAAGTCGAGTCCCGGTGTCTCAACCTGATTTCCCGGGAATGGGAGCGGCACACGGGCCGGATTGCCGTGAAATTCACGGATTCCGACGCGGAAGTGGAGCAGCACACCGACGCGAATGTCATGGTCTCGGTGGTCCGGCAAATCGGGGCCGAGCGCAACGCGGCGGCGCGCGTCTTGCGCGACCAGGGCAAGATCGAGGAAGCGCGCCGCGCCCTGGTCGACAATTCGGCCTGGTTCTTCGACAACTCGGTCCGTTTTGACTCGGAGCAGTTGCGGGAGGATGCGCAGGCAAACGAACTGGACGCGCAGAACCTCGACGACGCGGAATGGCGTGAGCGCCGCAAGGTCATGCTCGAGAATCAAAGCGCGCAGCAGCTACAGTCCCTCGGCTATGTCGAGTAG
- the serA gene encoding phosphoglycerate dehydrogenase has translation MTVETSYPKDKIRVLLLEGVHPDAVARLREESFSIDVEKRALSEAELLDRAAEYHLIGIRSKTCLPERVIRKARRLLAVGAFCIGTNQVDTGAARSAGVPVFNAPHSNTRSVAELVIAGILMLFRNLYDKIRSAHQGEWHKSARGSVEVRGKTVGIVGYGHIGSQVSILAEALGMRVLYHDIADKLALGNAARAADLRDLLENSDVVTVHVPGDPGNAGMIGGEEIGWMKQGSFLINTSRGFVVDVDALRAALVSKHLAGAALDVFPQEPGSDADPFVSPLQGMPNVILTPHIGGSTQEAQRNIGLEVSGKLIRFTNNGSTEGAVNFPNVILPELIHHHRILHIHRNVPGVLQHVNALFGEAGINVAAQHLRTQEDVGYLIMDIAKTATRAMIRELARLPETIRVRALF, from the coding sequence ATGACCGTTGAGACCTCTTACCCGAAAGACAAAATCCGCGTGCTCCTGCTCGAGGGCGTACACCCGGATGCCGTGGCGCGTCTGCGCGAAGAGTCTTTCAGCATCGACGTGGAGAAGCGCGCCCTCAGTGAAGCGGAGTTGCTGGACCGGGCCGCCGAATACCACCTCATCGGGATACGCTCGAAGACCTGCCTCCCGGAGCGCGTCATACGGAAAGCGCGCCGCCTGCTGGCCGTAGGCGCGTTCTGTATCGGCACGAACCAGGTCGATACGGGCGCAGCCCGGTCGGCAGGCGTGCCCGTCTTCAATGCGCCCCACTCGAACACGCGCAGCGTCGCCGAACTCGTGATCGCCGGCATTCTGATGCTCTTTCGCAACCTGTACGACAAGATCCGCTCGGCGCACCAGGGTGAGTGGCACAAGAGTGCGCGCGGCAGCGTCGAGGTGCGCGGCAAGACCGTCGGCATCGTCGGCTACGGGCATATCGGCAGCCAGGTGTCCATTCTCGCCGAAGCGCTCGGCATGCGCGTGCTCTACCACGACATTGCCGACAAGCTCGCGCTCGGCAACGCAGCGCGCGCCGCTGATTTGCGCGACCTGCTCGAAAACAGCGACGTGGTCACCGTGCACGTGCCCGGCGATCCGGGCAACGCGGGCATGATCGGCGGCGAGGAAATCGGCTGGATGAAGCAGGGCTCGTTCCTGATCAACACGAGCCGCGGTTTCGTCGTGGACGTGGACGCATTGCGCGCGGCTCTTGTGTCAAAGCATCTCGCCGGGGCGGCACTGGACGTATTCCCCCAGGAACCCGGTTCGGACGCAGACCCGTTCGTCTCGCCGCTGCAGGGCATGCCCAACGTCATCTTGACGCCGCATATCGGCGGATCTACGCAGGAAGCGCAGCGCAATATCGGGCTTGAAGTCTCGGGCAAGCTGATCCGCTTTACCAACAACGGGTCGACCGAAGGCGCGGTCAATTTCCCGAACGTGATTCTGCCGGAATTGATACATCACCATCGTATCCTCCATATTCACCGCAATGTGCCCGGCGTGCTGCAGCATGTGAATGCCCTGTTCGGCGAGGCGGGCATCAACGTCGCGGCCCAGCATCTGCGCACGCAGGAAGACGTGGGCTATCTGATCATGGACATAGCCAAGACGGCCACGCGTGCCATGATCCGCGAACTGGCGCGGCTGCCGGAGACCATCCGTGTCCGCGCCCTCTTTTGA